GAACCGCATTTGAATGATTCAACTTGCTCGACCTGGTAGACACAGGCATTTTTCATCTAAATCAAAAACGAAAAAAGCCTTTAAAAATAATATCATAGGCCCCATAGCAAGTAAATAAACTCATCGACTTTCCGCACACCTCTTCGAATTCAGTCTTCAACACCCCGATCACGTATCTACATTCTGACAACATCACGATTACCGTTGAGGAATCAAACTCGTTCCAAGGCAGAGTTTTTGAGATTCTGGCCTCAACATAAACGAACATGGCCCATGTCACTATTGCCTGATGATCAGAAAATTGAAAGGAAGGACGACTAAGGCAGGCGAATTACAGTAATACCATGAACCACCCATTTAAGAAAATGGGTGGTTGGCTTACTTGTCATTGTCAGCGGAAGAAGATGAGGCAGAAGCTGAAGCTGTATTACGTTGCTTTTCAACGAGCTCTATCGCGACAAGCCCCGCGGCATCACCGGGTCTTCTCCTTGTACGAATGATACGTGTGTACCCGCCTGACCTGTCCTGGAATCTTCCTGCCACATCACCAAACAACTTTTCAACGGCTTCTTTCGTTCTGAGAACCTGAAGCGCCCGGCGCCGATCATGCAACGTTCCGCGCTTTCCCAAGGTTATCATCCTATCAGTAATGCCACGCAATTCCTTAGCCTTGGCTTCAGTGGTCTCGATTCGTTCATGTTCCAGTAACGATGTAACCAAATTCCGGTACAACGCTCTGCGATGTTTGGTATTTCGCCCTAATTGCCTGCCTTTTTTTCTGTGACGCACGCGAGTTCCTCTTCTTGACTTTCTTGAATGAGTAAACCGGGAATACCTATTGAGAATCGACTCCCGCTCCAGCCATGTCATTCACTTTGATACCGAGTTCTAATCCCATGTCTGCCAAGACTTCTTTAATCTCATTGAGAGACTTTTTCCCAAAATTCTTGGTCTTGAGCATCTCATTTTCTGTTTTTTGAACGAGGTCTGCGATCGTCTTAATATTGGCATTTTTTAAGCAATTCGCAGCCCTCACTGACAATTCGAGCTCATTGACACTTCTGAAAAGATTCATATTGACTTCATCACTACTTTCATCTGATGCGACTTCCCGTTTCGCATCTAACCCCTCTTCATTGGGAATACAAATATCAAGGTGCTCCCGTAAGATTAACGCCGCCGAGGCCACGCTATCCTGTGGAGTGACACTACCATCTGTCCAGACCTCAAGGTTGAGCTTATCATAATCGGTAACACGCCCGACTCTCGCACTTTCCACGTGAAAATTGACACGCTTAATCGGTGAGAAAATTGAATCAACAGGGATCACGCCAATCGGAAGTCCTTCTTCCTTATTTCGATCGGCCGGAACATACCCTCGGCCTGGCTTCACGATCATTTCCATATCCAAGATGCCATCTTTGTCAAGGGTGGCAATGTGTAGATCAGGGTTGAGAATCGTCACATCAGGATCTTCGGTGATATCAGAAGCCTTAACTTCACCTGGGCCCTCTTTCTTTAATCGAATAGCTTTCGCCCGGTCAGAATGTAGGTTGACACGCAGGGCCTTGACATTCAGAATGATGATCGTCACGTCTTCCGTTACACCTGGAATTGTTGAAAATTCATGGAACACGCCTTCGATTTTCACCGAGGTGACGGCCGAACCTGGCAGCGACGAGAGTAAGACCCGACGCAGTGAATTACCTACCGTCGTTCCAAATCCTCTTTCAAATGGCTCGGCAGTAAACC
The genomic region above belongs to Nitrospirales bacterium and contains:
- the rplQ gene encoding 50S ribosomal protein L17, which codes for MRHRKKGRQLGRNTKHRRALYRNLVTSLLEHERIETTEAKAKELRGITDRMITLGKRGTLHDRRRALQVLRTKEAVEKLFGDVAGRFQDRSGGYTRIIRTRRRPGDAAGLVAIELVEKQRNTASASASSSSADNDK
- a CDS encoding DNA-directed RNA polymerase subunit alpha, giving the protein MKDFQLPMRLELEKETASPTYGRFTAEPFERGFGTTVGNSLRRVLLSSLPGSAVTSVKIEGVFHEFSTIPGVTEDVTIIILNVKALRVNLHSDRAKAIRLKKEGPGEVKASDITEDPDVTILNPDLHIATLDKDGILDMEMIVKPGRGYVPADRNKEEGLPIGVIPVDSIFSPIKRVNFHVESARVGRVTDYDKLNLEVWTDGSVTPQDSVASAALILREHLDICIPNEEGLDAKREVASDESSDEVNMNLFRSVNELELSVRAANCLKNANIKTIADLVQKTENEMLKTKNFGKKSLNEIKEVLADMGLELGIKVNDMAGAGVDSQ